In Raphanus sativus cultivar WK10039 chromosome 5, ASM80110v3, whole genome shotgun sequence, the following proteins share a genomic window:
- the LOC108834233 gene encoding uncharacterized mitochondrial protein AtMg00860-like, which yields MDPQDIHKTAFRTHSGHYEYLRSKCAFITRRVEYLGHFIEAQGISTDPSKVKAVADWPIPKNLKALREFLGQSGYYRRFVESYGLIARPLTALTKKDAYSWNVEAHEAFENLKQLDISGREIRLGTINGFRDDIANGHAQARLKKAMTVTEVMQLSVVTI from the exons ATGGATCCTCAAGACATACACAAGACGGCTTTCAGAACCCACAGTGGGCACTATGAGTACTTG AGAAGCAAGTGTGCGTTTATTACAAGAAGGGTGGAGTATCTTGGTCACTTCATTGAAGCTCAGGGTATATCTACAGATCCTAGTAAAGTCAAAGCAGTTGCAGACTGGCCAATACCGAAGAATCTGAAAGCTTTGAGAGAGTTCTTGGGTCAGTCAGGGTATTACAGAAGATTCGTGGAAAGCTATGGTCTAATAGCTCGACCTTTAACTGCTCTGACTAAGAAAGACGCTTATAGTTGGAATGTAGAAGCACATGAAGCATTTGAGAATCTGAAACAA TTGGACATAAGTGGGAGAGAGATAAGACTTGGAACCATCAATGGTTTTAGAGACGATATAGCAAATGGACATGCTCAAGCCCGGCTTAAGAAAGCCATGACCGTCACAGAAGTTATGCAGCTAAGCGTCGTAACGATTTGA
- the LOC108834234 gene encoding uncharacterized protein LOC108834234 — protein MTSSSGNRKYPPRLYQIGKTPNQNRSMNHSCFLGNLQTLRENVGEDVWDELRESAVGVIIKLKELDYTWSAKHVHYFLVNQLAVQSSHEVWSLIVDQPMRFSLYEFGDITGLNCDPYDTEEQWDVAHEDFWLKMKVPISEGPKLNELQALFSVIGNWPREERVMVGLLCLLSIGIFGISSNSRIPLHLAKRVMDPAAFQRYPWGRVGFTSLVDSIKMVTYEVGKSYTLHGCVHALLIWIYESVPGLGELYGNRIEQAEVPLLSWHGSRQRINFPNFCAQEKKKYQKIRIRHMIVKAMEDRYPKWGEDEPHQDLDNMIVDILNDHLNDKFWDVVPSTKPLKRKTHVTAPSVPDRVDESPSTKRKREKETAPEMEESHTDMPTINITIQKLLEAVNNLSGRLETIDVSVAERVSKTLEASVQAQMEARIGLFETEFKNKMAILQEEIKVLKGKDNEKTPSAAGNSKAHDEDDACSNTMSWMVQTKKSSVDGLPIQRNKMFLYKWYVQIPLLANG, from the exons ATGACCTCATCTTCGGGTAACAGGAAGTATCCTCCGCGGCTTTACCAGATTGGTAAAACACCGAATCAAAATAGGAGCATGAACCACAGTTGTTTTCTAGGCAACTTACAAACGCTGAGAGAGAATGTCGGCGAAGACGTTTGGGACGAGTTGAGGGAATCAGCTGTAGGTGTGATTATCAAGCTGAAGGAGTTGGATTACACTTGGTCCGCAAAACATGTTCATTACTTTCTCGTGAATCAATTGGCGGTTCAGAGCAGTCATGAAGTTTGGTCTTTGATAGTAGACCAGCCAATGAGGTTCTCTTTGTATGAGTTTGGAGATATTACCGGGCTGAATTGTGATCCCTATGACACTGAAGAACAGTGGGATGTGGCTCATGAAGATTTTTGGTTGAAGATGAAAGTTCCAATTTCTGAAGGACCCAAGTTGAATGAACTTCAAGCGCTTTTTTCGGTCATCGGAAACTGGCCTAGAGAGGAGCGTGTAATGGTTGGCTTGTTGTGTCTACTATCCATTGGGATATTTGGCATTTCAAGCAATAGTAGAATACCTCTGCATTTGGCGAAAAGGGTGATGGATCCAGCAGCTTTCCAGCGCTATCCATGGGGTCGTGTAGGATTTACCAGCCTTGTGGATTCCATAAAAATGGTGACATACGAAGTTGGGAAGAGCTACACACTACATGGTTGTGTTCATGCTTTGCTCATTTGGATATACGAGTCTGTGCCAGGTCTAGGAGAGTTATATGGCAATCGGATAGAGCAAGCTGAGGTTCCACTTCTGTCATGGCATGGTTCTCGTCAGCGTATCAACTTCCCAAACTTCTGtgcacaagaaaagaaaaaatatcagaaG ATTCGTATAAGGCATATGATTGTAAAAGCAATGGAGGATAGATATCCGAAATGGGGTGAAGATGAACCCCATCAGGATTTGGATAACATGATAGTTGACATCCTCAATGATCATCTAAACGATAAGTTTTGGGATGTAGTGCCATCTACCAAGCCCCTGAAGAGAAAAACTCATGTCACTGCACCTAGTGTTCCCGATAGAGTGGATGAGAGCCCCTCCACAAAACGAAAGAGGGAGAAAGAAACTGCTCCAGAAATG GAAGAATCTCATACTGATATGCCCACCATCAACATCACAATACAAAAGTTGCTTGAGGCTGTTAACAACTTGAGTGGAAGACTAGAAACCATAGATGTTAGTGTAGCTGAAAGGGTTTCTAAGACATTGGAAGCTTCTGTACAAGCTCAGATGGAAGCTAGAATCGGTTTATTTGAGACTGAGTTCAAGAACAAGATGGCCATATTACAGGAAGAAATAAAGGTTCTTAAAGGGAAGGATAATGAAAAAACTCCATCCGCTGCCGGCAACTCCAAAGCACACGATGAAGACGACGCTTGTAGCAACACAATG TCATGGATGgttcagacaaaaaaaagttctgTTGATGGTTTGCCAATACAACGTAACAAGATGTTCTTATATAAGTGGTACGTGCAAATTCCTCTGCTTGCCAATGGATAG